In Kwoniella pini CBS 10737 chromosome 2, complete sequence, a single genomic region encodes these proteins:
- a CDS encoding dihydrolipoyl dehydrogenase, which translates to MLSRQPFAQNLLRPLSKPSSSFSKSSTLPRLTFLQSRGLATSSDPYDVVVIGGGPGGYVAAIKAAQLGFKTACIEKRGSLGGTCLNVGCIPSKAMLNNSHIYHQTQHDLKNRGIDVTDVKLNLPKMLAAKSASVKALTGGIETYLFKKNGVDYIKGEASFASPSKINVNLLEGGETQVEAKNVIIATGSEVTPFPGIEIDEERIVSSTGALELKEVPKKMVVIGGGIIGLELGSVWSRLGAEVTVVEYLGAVGAGMDAEVGKQFQKILQKQGFKFKLNTKVISGERNGDKVTLKVDAAKGGKEETLEADVVLVSIGRRPVTKGLNLEAIGVETDKRGRIVIDDQFNTSAKGVKCIGDVTFGPMLAHKAEEEGIAAVEIIKSGHGHVNYDAIPSVVYTHPEVAWVGKNEEELKSEGISYKIGKYPFAANSRAKTNQDSDGFVKFIVEKETDQVLGVHIIGPNAGEMIASAVLALEYKASAEDIARTCHAHPTLSEAFKEAALASYDKPINF; encoded by the exons ATGCTTTCTCGACAACCATTC GCTCAAAATCTCCTTAGACCTCtttctaaaccttcttcttctttttccaaatCTTCCACTTTACCTCGATTGACCTTTTTACAATCTAGAGGTTTAGCTACATCTTCAGATCCTTATGATGTCGTTGTAATTGGTGGTGGACCTGGTGGTTATGTAGCTGCTATCAAAGCCGCTCAATTGGGtttcaag ACCGCTTGTATTGAAAAAAGAGGATCGTTAGGTGGAACATGTTTGAACGTCGGATGTATCCCATCTAAGGCTAT GTTGAACAACTCCCACATCTATCACCAAACACAACATGACTTGAAAAACAGAGGTATCGATGTTACCGATGTTAAACTCAACTTGCCAAAGATGTTGGCAGccaaatcagcttctgtCAAAGCTCTTACCGGTGGTATCGAGACTTACTTGTTCAAGAAAAACGGTGTAGATTATATCAAAGGAGAAGCTTCTTTCGcatcaccatcaaaaaTCAACGTCAACTTGTTAGAAGGTGGCGAAACTCAAGTAGAAGCTAAGAATGTAATTATCGCTACTGGATCGGAAGTTACTCCTTTCCCGGGTATAGAAATTGACGAGGAGAGAATCGTTTCAAGTACAGGTGCTTTAGAGTTGAAAGAGGTCCCAAAAAAG ATGGTAGTCATCGGTGGTGGTATCATCGGTCTTGAATTAGGTTCAGTTTGGTCTAGATTAGGTGCTGAAGTTACCGTTGTTGAATACCTTGGTGCAGTTGGTGCTGGTATGGATGCAGAAGTTGGTAAACAATTCCAAAAGATCCTTCAAAAGCAAGGgttcaaattcaagctcaacacTAAAGTCATCAGTGGTGAACGAAATGGAGATAAAGTTACTCTCAAAGTTGATGCTGctaaaggtggtaaagaGGAGACT CTCGAAGCCGATGTCGTACTTGTCTCTATTGGTCGAAGACCAGTCACCAAGGGACTCAACCTTGAAGCTATTGGCGTAGAGACTGATAAGAGAGGACGAATTGTCATTGACGATCAATTCAACACTTCCGCTAAGGGTGTCAAGTGTATCGGAGATGTCACTTTCGGTCCTATGCTTGCCCATAAGgcagaggaagaag GTATTGCTGCCGttgaaataattaaatcagGTCATGGACACGTAAACTATGATGCAATTCCTTCAGTAGTTTATACTCATCCTGAAGTAGCATGGGTAGGcaaaaatgaagaagaattaaaatcagAAGGTATTTCATataaaattggtaaatATCCTTTTGCAGCAAATTCAAGAgcaaaaacaaatcaagattCAGATGGTTTCGTTAAATTTattgttgaaaaagaaacaGATCAAGTTTTAGGTGTACATATAATTGGACCAAATGCAGGTGAAATGATTGCATCTGCTGTTTTAGCATTAGAATATAAAGCATCTGCAGAAGATATTGCAAGAACTTGTCATGCTCATCCTACTTTATCTGAAGCTTTTAAAGAAGCTGCTTTAGCTTCTTATGATAAACCAATTAActtttaa